The Buchnera aphidicola (Cinara curtihirsuta) genome includes a region encoding these proteins:
- a CDS encoding beta-propeller fold lactonase family protein: MRKSIFIACSINKHIEYWILKKNNILSKIRIISSGGTPQPLKYNKKNKLLYVGEKVNNKIITYKIYSNNKINKIHEVSICNTPNYISFNQNKNILFCASYHGNEFYVFLINQFGYIKKNIYIFKKIYGCHFIKMHYRYNLIFVTSLKAGKIYIYTIIYDKKNTINLILKNVILTKQNSGPRHITFHPLNDYMYSINEYNGTIDVWIIYNTIFKLKLIQSISLILKPYTNLPWASDIHIHPNGKYLYACDRANSIISLFNVNYNTGTLLYIHTYQTEIQPRSFNISKDGKILIVVGEISNNMRIYDINLDTGYLIYSKIQPIGKNPLWIIIE; encoded by the coding sequence ATGAGAAAAAGTATTTTTATAGCTTGTTCTATTAATAAACATATCGAATATTGGATATTAAAGAAAAACAATATTTTATCTAAAATAAGAATTATTTCTTCAGGTGGTACACCGCAACCATTAAAATATAATAAAAAAAATAAATTATTATATGTAGGTGAAAAAGTAAATAATAAAATTATTACATATAAAATATATTCTAATAATAAAATTAATAAAATACATGAAGTTTCTATATGTAATACACCTAATTATATTTCATTTAATCAAAATAAAAATATATTATTTTGTGCTTCATATCATGGTAATGAATTTTATGTTTTTTTAATAAATCAATTTGGATATATTAAAAAAAATATTTATATTTTTAAAAAAATTTATGGTTGTCATTTTATTAAAATGCATTATAGATATAACTTAATATTTGTCACTTCTTTAAAAGCGGGTAAAATTTATATTTATACAATTATTTATGATAAAAAAAATACAATTAATTTGATTTTAAAAAATGTTATTTTGACTAAACAAAATAGTGGTCCCAGACATATTACTTTTCATCCTTTAAATGATTATATGTATTCTATTAATGAATATAATGGAACTATTGATGTTTGGATAATTTATAATACAATTTTTAAATTAAAATTAATTCAGTCAATTTCGTTAATATTAAAACCTTATACAAATTTACCTTGGGCTTCAGATATTCATATTCATCCTAATGGAAAATATTTATATGCATGTGATCGTGCAAATAGCATTATTTCTTTATTTAATGTTAATTATAATACAGGTACTTTATTATATATTCATACTTATCAAACTGAAATACAACCTCGTTCGTTTAATATTAGTAAGGATGGAAAAATATTAATTGTAGTTGGAGAAATTTCTAATAATATGAGAATTTATGATATTAATTTAGACACAGGTTATTTAATATACAGTAAAATACAACCAATAGGTAAAAATCCTTTATGGATTATAATAGAATAA
- the gap gene encoding type I glyceraldehyde-3-phosphate dehydrogenase produces the protein MIYMKIKIAINGFGRIGRMIFRIAQSKSNMEVVAINDLSDAKYIAYMLKFDSTHGLFQGSIKEKDNSLIINNKKVYIFSEKKPEKIDWKSLNIDVVIESTGIFLTTESASKHIISGAKKVILTGPSKDNTPMFVKGVNFSKYNGQKIVSNASCTTNCLAPLAKIINDEFEIIEGLMTTVHATTATQKTVDGVSLKDWRGGRSALQNIIPASTGAAKAVGKILPELNNKITGIAFRVPVANVSVIDLTVRVSKKVKYKDICSAIKLASKTYMKNVIGYTNEEVVSSDFNGSHLTSIFDEKAGLSLNNNFFKLISWYDNEVGYSNKVLDLAEWISK, from the coding sequence ATAATTTATATGAAAATTAAAATTGCTATAAATGGTTTTGGTCGTATTGGTCGAATGATTTTTAGAATTGCTCAAAGTAAATCAAATATGGAAGTTGTTGCAATAAATGACTTATCGGATGCAAAATATATAGCATATATGTTAAAATTTGATTCAACTCATGGTTTATTTCAAGGATCCATTAAAGAAAAAGATAATTCATTAATTATAAATAATAAAAAAGTTTATATTTTTTCAGAAAAAAAACCTGAAAAAATTGATTGGAAATCTCTAAACATTGATGTTGTTATTGAATCAACTGGAATATTTTTAACAACTGAATCTGCTTCTAAACATATAATTTCTGGAGCAAAAAAAGTTATATTAACAGGACCTTCAAAAGATAATACACCTATGTTTGTAAAAGGAGTTAATTTTAGTAAGTACAATGGACAAAAAATTGTTTCAAATGCATCTTGTACAACAAATTGTTTAGCTCCTCTAGCAAAAATTATAAATGATGAATTTGAAATTATTGAAGGATTGATGACTACTGTACATGCCACAACAGCAACTCAAAAAACTGTAGACGGGGTATCACTAAAAGATTGGAGAGGTGGTCGAAGTGCATTACAAAATATTATACCGGCTTCTACGGGAGCAGCAAAAGCTGTTGGTAAAATACTTCCTGAGTTAAATAATAAAATCACTGGAATTGCATTTAGAGTACCTGTTGCTAATGTGTCTGTAATAGATTTAACTGTCAGAGTTAGTAAAAAAGTAAAATATAAAGATATATGTTCAGCAATTAAACTGGCCTCTAAAACATACATGAAAAATGTTATTGGCTATACCAATGAAGAAGTGGTATCTAGTGATTTTAATGGATCACATTTAACATCAATATTTGATGAAAAAGCTGGTTTATCATTAAATAATAATTTTTTTAAGTTAATTTCATGGTATGATAATGAAGTAGGTTATTCTAATAAAGTTCTAGACTTAGCAGAGTGGATTTCAAAATGA
- the fldA gene encoding flavodoxin FldA, whose translation MKKIGIFYGSDTGNTEKISYIIYKKIGIDKSDIFDISNTSLKKIENFNILFFGISTWYYGELQCDWEDSLNMLNKINLNNKIIALFGCGDQEDYSEYFCDSIGIMFNILKKKNVHLVGEWPIIDYNFEFSKARKNKTHFFGLTIDEDNQPQLTKQRVNKWLKLVFTEINNLYKKL comes from the coding sequence ATGAAAAAAATAGGAATTTTTTATGGAAGTGATACAGGAAATACTGAAAAAATTTCTTATATTATATATAAAAAAATAGGAATAGATAAATCTGATATATTTGATATTTCTAATACTTCATTAAAAAAAATAGAAAATTTTAATATTTTATTTTTTGGTATATCTACATGGTATTATGGTGAATTACAATGTGATTGGGAAGATTCTTTAAATATGTTAAATAAGATAAATTTAAATAATAAAATTATTGCATTATTTGGATGTGGTGATCAAGAAGATTATTCAGAATATTTTTGTGATTCAATTGGAATTATGTTCAATATTTTAAAAAAAAAAAATGTACACCTTGTTGGTGAATGGCCAATTATAGATTATAATTTTGAATTTTCAAAAGCGAGAAAAAATAAAACACATTTTTTTGGTTTAACAATTGACGAAGATAATCAACCTCAATTAACTAAACAACGTGTTAATAAATGGTTAAAATTAGTATTTACAGAAATAAATAATTTATATAAAAAATTATAA
- the rlmN gene encoding 23S rRNA (adenine(2503)-C(2))-methyltransferase RlmN, producing the protein MLQKNFLEKNKKKKINLLDFDLIKMTNFFLKLGEKKFRAIQIMEWIYKKYCIKFNKMSNLSNTLKDKLNDLSIIDIPKYVKKIKSLDGTIKWNFLFNTELIETVYIPDKKRATLCISSQAGCVLKCGFCATGQLGYTRNLRVSEIIGQIWFVINKLNQYKLKNLILPTITNVVMMGMGEPLLNLKNIIIAINIILSNYGFNFSKNKVTLSTSGIVPAINKIAGKIDVSLAISLHAPNNHIRNMIMPINKIYNIDLLLLSVKNYLSKSTANRGIVTIEYVMLLNINDSLHHAKELIYLLKDIPCKINLIPWNPIKNSLYKCSTYNRIINFSNYLKNKNFVVTIRKNRGSDINAACGQLISK; encoded by the coding sequence ATGTTACAAAAAAACTTTTTAGAAAAAAATAAAAAAAAAAAAATTAACTTACTTGATTTTGATTTAATAAAAATGACAAATTTTTTTTTAAAATTAGGAGAAAAAAAGTTTAGAGCAATACAAATAATGGAATGGATTTATAAAAAGTATTGTATAAAATTTAATAAAATGAGTAATTTAAGTAATACTTTAAAAGATAAATTAAATGATTTGTCTATTATAGACATACCAAAATATGTTAAAAAAATAAAATCATTAGATGGAACAATCAAATGGAATTTTTTATTTAATACTGAATTAATTGAAACAGTATACATTCCAGATAAAAAACGTGCTACTTTATGTATTTCATCTCAAGCTGGTTGTGTATTAAAATGTGGGTTTTGTGCTACAGGTCAATTAGGATATACTCGTAATTTACGAGTATCAGAAATTATTGGTCAAATATGGTTTGTTATAAATAAATTAAATCAATACAAATTAAAAAATTTAATTTTACCCACAATAACTAATGTTGTTATGATGGGTATGGGGGAACCATTATTAAATTTAAAAAATATTATAATAGCAATAAATATTATATTAAGTAATTATGGTTTTAATTTTTCCAAAAATAAAGTAACATTATCAACTTCCGGGATTGTCCCTGCAATAAATAAAATAGCTGGAAAAATAGATGTTTCATTAGCAATTTCTTTACACGCACCTAATAATCATATACGCAATATGATTATGCCTATTAATAAAATTTATAATATTGATTTATTACTATTATCAGTTAAAAATTATTTAAGTAAATCTACAGCAAATCGTGGTATAGTTACAATAGAATATGTAATGTTATTAAACATTAACGATAGTTTACATCATGCTAAAGAGTTGATTTATTTATTAAAAGATATACCATGTAAAATTAATTTAATTCCTTGGAATCCCATTAAGAACTCTCTTTATAAATGCAGTACTTATAATAGAATTATTAACTTTTCTAATTATTTAAAAAATAAAAATTTTGTTGTTACTATCAGAAAAAATAGGGGATCTGATATTAATGCTGCCTGTGGGCAATTAATTAGCAAGTAA
- the hisS gene encoding histidine--tRNA ligase, translating to MGMKHQSIRGMHDILPYDTHYLSIIEEEIKKILYNYAYFEVRFPVVEKTELFEKTIGNQTDIINKEMYNFYDKKKKKISLRPEGTVSCIRACIQNNMFYSSKIQKLWYYGPMFRYERPQKGRFRQFYQLGVEYFGLKNIISDYEIIMLTISIWKKLNLLQYLKLEINSIGCLEDRKIFSLDLKKFFKKNKFTLNKYEKNLLYKNPIRILDSKNDNIIKLLKSAPLLNNYLNLYSYNRFKKLCNLLNQSKVDYIINNQLVRGLDYYNDTVFEWKSDLLGTQNAVCAGGRYDTLIKHLGGKNNPAIGLAFGIDRLLILKKLINPLPCNNIFIDINVIFLESIYSVFAIYISQKLRLIWPQLKINTYLKIFKKKNFFSISKKIKSKFLLILNSNSLNVNKVLIKNIFNKTKKNISINRIFQNPCIFFK from the coding sequence ATGGGAATGAAACATCAATCAATTAGAGGTATGCATGATATTCTTCCTTATGATACTCATTATCTTAGTATAATTGAGGAAGAGATAAAAAAAATTTTATATAATTATGCATATTTTGAAGTTCGTTTTCCCGTTGTTGAAAAAACAGAATTATTTGAAAAAACTATTGGAAATCAAACAGATATAATTAATAAGGAAATGTATAATTTTTATGATAAAAAAAAAAAAAAAATTTCTCTAAGACCTGAGGGAACTGTTAGTTGTATTCGCGCTTGTATACAAAATAATATGTTTTACAGTTCTAAAATTCAAAAATTATGGTATTACGGTCCTATGTTTCGTTATGAAAGACCTCAAAAAGGACGTTTTAGACAATTTTATCAATTAGGGGTAGAATATTTTGGTTTAAAAAATATTATATCTGATTATGAAATAATTATGTTAACTATAAGTATTTGGAAAAAATTAAATTTATTACAATATCTAAAACTAGAAATTAATTCAATAGGTTGCTTAGAAGATAGAAAAATTTTTTCATTAGATTTAAAAAAATTTTTTAAAAAAAATAAATTTACATTAAATAAATATGAAAAAAATTTATTATATAAAAATCCTATTCGAATTTTAGATAGCAAAAATGATAATATAATTAAATTATTAAAATCAGCTCCATTACTGAATAATTATTTAAATTTATATTCATATAATCGTTTTAAAAAATTATGTAATCTATTAAATCAATCAAAAGTAGATTATATTATTAATAATCAGTTGGTTAGAGGATTAGATTATTATAATGATACTGTATTTGAATGGAAGTCAGATTTATTAGGTACACAAAATGCCGTTTGTGCTGGAGGAAGATATGATACATTAATAAAACATTTAGGAGGAAAAAATAATCCAGCAATTGGTTTGGCTTTTGGAATAGACAGATTATTAATTTTAAAAAAACTAATTAACCCTCTTCCTTGTAACAATATTTTTATTGATATTAACGTTATTTTTTTAGAATCAATATATTCAGTATTTGCTATATATATATCTCAAAAATTACGTTTAATTTGGCCTCAATTAAAAATTAATACCTATTTAAAAATTTTTAAAAAGAAAAATTTTTTTAGTATATCTAAAAAAATAAAATCAAAATTTTTATTAATTTTAAATTCAAATAGTTTAAATGTAAATAAAGTATTAATTAAAAATATTTTTAATAAAACTAAAAAAAATATATCAATTAATCGTATCTTTCAAAATCCGTGTATATTTTTTAAATAA
- the glyA gene encoding serine hydroxymethyltransferase, whose amino-acid sequence MINKKMKKFDPKIWNLINDEKNRQELCINLIASENYASNSILEAQGSCLTNKYAEGYIGNRFYDGCNVIDKIESIAINRAKKLFCVEYANVQPHSGSQANFAVFQALLKPYDIILGMNLNHGGHLTHGSSVNFSGKIYKSYSYGVNEFGEIDYQQFKYLSFLHHPKVIIGGFSSYSGICDWKYMRKIADKVNAYFFVDISHIVGLIISGLYPNPIKYAHVISTTTHKTLGGPRGGLILSNCGNKELYSKLNASVFPGTQGGPLMHVIAAKAIAFKEALSSKFIKLQKNILNYAKVMVKIFLKKNFLVISKKTENHLFLIDLSNKKITGKEASNLLSRAGIIVNKNSIPNDKQTPFITSGIRIGTPAIVKRNIKINDVIQITHWICDILDNPENLNQIKEIRKKIKKICKNNPIYAI is encoded by the coding sequence ATGATAAACAAAAAAATGAAAAAATTCGATCCAAAAATTTGGAATTTAATTAATGATGAAAAAAATAGACAAGAATTATGTATTAATTTAATTGCTTCAGAAAATTATGCTAGTAATTCTATACTAGAAGCTCAAGGTTCTTGTCTAACAAATAAATATGCAGAAGGGTATATTGGAAATCGTTTTTATGATGGATGTAATGTTATTGATAAAATAGAAAGTATTGCTATTAATCGAGCAAAAAAATTATTTTGTGTAGAATATGCTAATGTACAACCTCATTCAGGTTCTCAAGCTAATTTTGCTGTTTTTCAAGCATTATTAAAACCATATGATATTATTTTAGGTATGAATTTAAATCATGGAGGACATTTAACTCACGGATCTTCTGTGAATTTTTCAGGAAAAATATATAAGTCATATTCATATGGAGTTAATGAATTTGGTGAAATAGATTATCAACAATTTAAATATTTATCTTTTTTACATCATCCTAAAGTTATTATTGGTGGATTTTCATCATATTCAGGTATATGTGACTGGAAATATATGAGAAAAATTGCAGATAAAGTAAATGCTTATTTTTTTGTAGATATTTCACATATTGTTGGTTTAATTATTTCTGGTTTATATCCTAATCCAATTAAATATGCTCATGTAATAAGCACTACTACGCATAAAACTTTAGGAGGCCCTAGAGGTGGATTAATATTATCAAATTGCGGAAATAAAGAATTATATTCAAAATTAAACGCCTCAGTATTTCCTGGAACACAAGGAGGTCCTTTAATGCATGTTATTGCAGCAAAAGCAATTGCATTTAAAGAAGCCTTAAGTTCAAAATTTATAAAATTACAAAAGAATATTTTAAATTATGCTAAAGTAATGGTAAAAATATTTTTAAAAAAAAATTTTTTAGTTATATCTAAAAAAACAGAAAATCATTTGTTTTTAATTGATTTATCTAATAAAAAAATAACAGGAAAAGAAGCAAGTAATTTACTTTCTCGTGCAGGAATTATTGTTAATAAAAATTCTATTCCAAATGATAAACAAACGCCATTTATTACATCTGGTATTCGCATTGGAACTCCAGCGATAGTTAAACGTAATATTAAAATAAATGATGTTATTCAAATAACTCACTGGATATGTGATATTTTAGATAATCCAGAAAATTTAAATCAAATAAAAGAAATAAGAAAAAAAATAAAAAAAATATGTAAAAATAATCCAATATATGCTATATAA
- the mfd gene encoding transcription-repair coupling factor, giving the protein MKKNTEKKIEKNNFSKLILKEKIFQKDQLVIHTKYGIGKYIGLSSLNNKGIITEYFVIMYANQVKLYVPITSLNLITSYIHPNILDVSLNTLGNKKWLMECKKIKKKIYDTAVQLINTKSHRSLKKGFSFKKNFFKYKNFCDQCLYPITNDQKKSIKEIIHDMEKPIPMDRLLCGDVGFGKTEVAMRAAFIALDNNKQVALLVPTTLLAQQHYDTFKNRFSEYKYKIDTYSRFTLKKKEILIKKKIKQGLINILIGTHKILSKYLIWKNLGLLIIDEEHRFGVHHKEKIKELYMNIDVLTLSATPIPRTLNMSCLGIRDISIISTPPKKRLKIKTYVKYFNPKTIRKVILKELNRGGQVYYIYNMIKNIEEKKRYLSSLIPEAKIQISHGKIHSNDLYKIMYDFLNKKFDILLCTTIIDTGINISNVNTMIIEHADKFGLSQLHQLRGRIGRSEKQAYAFFFISNKTKINKKAKKRLNLIESFTALGSGFTLSTYDSEIRGVGELLGENQSGHINTIGIKLYKKFLNQAIRLILKNKNKTSFAELNSQSISVDLKLNVSAILPENYINNINTRLMYYKKLSCIKKNKELKKIKNEINNLFGKLPRYVKNLFLLTKIKILSERIGVKKIQFHVKKICIVFCKKNILNINWLYKKIIKKPKRWKILQNKLYFYKLFINDKDLLIWIKNFLQLIIEKRD; this is encoded by the coding sequence ATGAAAAAAAACACAGAAAAAAAAATAGAAAAAAATAATTTTTCTAAATTAATTTTGAAAGAAAAAATATTTCAAAAAGATCAATTAGTTATACATACTAAGTATGGTATTGGAAAATACATTGGTTTATCTTCTTTAAATAACAAAGGTATTATAACAGAATATTTTGTAATAATGTATGCTAATCAAGTTAAACTATATGTACCTATAACGTCTTTAAATCTAATTACTTCATATATTCATCCAAATATTTTAGATGTTTCTTTGAATACTTTAGGTAATAAGAAATGGTTAATGGAATGTAAAAAAATTAAAAAAAAGATTTATGATACAGCAGTTCAATTAATCAACACGAAATCTCATAGATCTTTAAAGAAAGGATTTTCTTTTAAAAAAAATTTTTTTAAATATAAAAATTTTTGTGATCAATGTTTATACCCAATAACTAATGATCAAAAAAAATCTATTAAAGAAATCATTCATGATATGGAAAAACCAATTCCAATGGATCGACTATTATGTGGAGATGTAGGTTTTGGTAAAACAGAAGTAGCAATGAGGGCAGCGTTTATAGCTTTAGATAATAATAAACAAGTTGCTTTATTAGTTCCTACTACATTATTAGCACAACAACATTATGATACTTTTAAAAATAGATTTTCTGAATATAAATATAAAATTGATACATATTCTCGTTTTACATTAAAAAAAAAAGAAATATTAATAAAAAAAAAAATAAAGCAAGGATTAATAAATATTTTAATTGGTACTCATAAAATTTTATCAAAATATTTAATTTGGAAAAATTTAGGATTACTAATTATTGATGAAGAACATCGTTTTGGCGTGCATCATAAAGAAAAAATAAAAGAACTGTATATGAATATAGATGTATTAACTTTATCCGCAACCCCCATTCCTAGAACACTTAATATGTCTTGTTTAGGTATTAGGGATATATCTATCATATCTACACCTCCAAAAAAACGTTTGAAAATAAAGACTTATGTAAAATATTTTAATCCTAAAACTATAAGAAAAGTTATTTTAAAAGAATTAAATCGAGGAGGACAAGTATATTATATATACAATATGATTAAGAACATAGAGGAAAAAAAACGATATTTATCTAGTTTAATACCAGAAGCAAAAATTCAGATTAGTCACGGAAAAATTCATAGTAATGATTTATACAAAATTATGTATGATTTTTTAAATAAAAAATTTGATATATTATTATGTACTACTATTATAGATACTGGAATTAATATTAGCAATGTAAATACTATGATTATAGAACATGCTGATAAATTTGGATTATCACAATTACATCAGTTACGAGGTCGTATTGGTAGATCTGAAAAGCAAGCATATGCATTTTTTTTTATATCAAATAAAACAAAAATTAATAAAAAAGCAAAAAAAAGATTAAATCTTATAGAATCTTTTACAGCTTTAGGGTCTGGTTTTACATTATCTACATATGATTCAGAAATTAGAGGAGTTGGTGAACTATTAGGAGAAAATCAAAGTGGTCATATTAATACTATTGGAATTAAATTATATAAAAAATTTTTAAATCAAGCTATTCGTTTAATTCTAAAAAACAAAAATAAAACTTCGTTTGCAGAATTAAATTCTCAATCTATTTCTGTAGATTTAAAATTAAATGTATCTGCAATTTTACCTGAAAATTATATAAATAATATCAATACTAGATTAATGTATTATAAAAAACTTTCATGTATAAAAAAAAATAAAGAATTGAAAAAAATAAAAAATGAAATAAATAACTTGTTTGGTAAATTACCAAGATATGTAAAAAATTTATTTTTATTAACAAAAATTAAAATTCTTTCTGAAAGAATTGGAGTTAAAAAAATTCAGTTTCATGTTAAAAAAATATGTATAGTATTTTGTAAAAAAAATATTTTAAATATTAACTGGTTATATAAAAAAATTATAAAAAAACCTAAAAGATGGAAAATATTACAAAATAAACTATATTTTTATAAGTTATTTATAAATGATAAAGATTTATTAATTTGGATTAAAAATTTTTTACAATTAATTATAGAAAAAAGAGATTAG
- a CDS encoding Nif3-like dinuclear metal center hexameric protein gives MNNFFLEKIVNKKLNNDKYKNDYSPNGLQVEGKSEIKRIVTGVTACKNLLNMAVKYYADAIIVHHGYFWKNQEKKILGMYRNRLKILLSNNINLYSWHLPLDLHPKIGNNVQLGKILNISIYDYISPYVPIGKFKKKHTAASLKKVIIKKLKRKPFYYGKTGPKYIHNIAWCTGKGQNFFNQAVSSNIDAYLTGEVSEETIHIAEENNIHFFSLGHHATEKSGISLLGKWLSKKDKDLNIKFIDIHNPI, from the coding sequence ATGAATAATTTTTTTCTTGAAAAAATAGTTAATAAAAAATTAAATAATGATAAATATAAAAATGATTATTCGCCTAACGGATTACAAGTAGAAGGAAAATCAGAAATTAAACGTATAGTAACTGGAGTAACTGCTTGTAAAAATCTTTTAAATATGGCTGTAAAATATTATGCAGATGCAATTATTGTACATCACGGTTATTTTTGGAAAAACCAAGAAAAAAAAATTTTAGGAATGTATAGAAATCGATTAAAAATATTATTATCTAATAATATTAATTTATATAGTTGGCATTTACCTTTAGATCTTCATCCTAAAATAGGTAATAACGTTCAATTAGGAAAAATATTGAATATTTCTATTTATGATTACATTTCTCCGTATGTTCCAATTGGAAAATTTAAAAAAAAACATACTGCAGCATCATTAAAAAAGGTAATTATAAAAAAACTAAAAAGAAAACCATTCTATTACGGAAAAACTGGTCCAAAATATATTCATAATATAGCATGGTGTACAGGAAAAGGACAAAATTTTTTTAATCAGGCAGTATCTTCAAATATTGATGCTTATTTGACCGGAGAAGTATCAGAAGAAACAATACATATAGCAGAAGAAAATAATATACATTTTTTTTCATTAGGACATCATGCTACAGAAAAATCAGGAATTTCTTTATTAGGTAAATGGTTATCTAAAAAAGATAAAGATTTGAATATCAAATTTATTGATATTCATAACCCCATTTAA